TGCAGGGATTTTAATACATCTAACCCCCGTCTTCCTTTTGCTCTTCTTAGAATATCCGTAGAATCGGCAATATTTTGAAGTTCCCGTAAAACAAATCGGGGGACAAGAAGCGTTCCTTCCAGAAAGCCACTTTTGCAGATATCAGCGATTCTACCATCAATAAGAATGCTGGTATCTATAATTTTTACATTACTAAAATTGTTTCCTTTTTTCTGAACCGCACTAATAAGAGATTCCCAGTTAGAGGCACGAGTTAAACCTAAGACAATTCCGATAAAACCAAAAATAAGCACCAGAGAAACCATGACAAAAATGCGAAGTGTAAGTTCTGCTTGAGGTGCCCAGAAAAATATGTATTGTCCGATAAAATAACCTGCAACCATTGCAAGAACAATGGCAACCAATGCGGGTGCAATCCGTTCATAAATTTCCTGAGTGATAAACTGAATTCCTAACAAAACGGCTGTAGCGATTATTGCCCCCGTTAGACCCCCAATAGGTATCCATAATCTTTGTGGAATTCCCCAAATACGTATATTTGTATTGGCAGTCTCGTTAAACTCCCCAGTAAGGTAATATGCCCACATAATACCCATAACAATACATGCAAATACAAAAAAAACCTTTACTAATTTAATGACCATAAATAAATAAAACCTCTCTTATATATTTGTATAATTTTATCTTATTTTACTTTATTTATCAAATAGATTTTCCAGAAACTCGATATTAAATTACGAAGTTTCTGAGAGGTTTTATTTAATGAATGGATTAATTATTTGAGACGCAAAAGGATTTCTTTTACCAAACTTCTTAATTTAGGTTCGATTCTTTGAGCCG
This is a stretch of genomic DNA from Candidatus Hydrogenedens sp.. It encodes these proteins:
- a CDS encoding TRAM domain-containing protein; translated protein: MVIKLVKVFFVFACIVMGIMWAYYLTGEFNETANTNIRIWGIPQRLWIPIGGLTGAIIATAVLLGIQFITQEIYERIAPALVAIVLAMVAGYFIGQYIFFWAPQAELTLRIFVMVSLVLIFGFIGIVLGLTRASNWESLISAVQKKGNNFSNVKIIDTSILIDGRIADICKSGFLEGTLLVPRFVLRELQNIADSTDILRRAKGRRGLDVLKSLQDTQMDCQIEIIEENPKDVREVDAKLVTLAKKYHAPILTTDFNLNKVAQIEGVRVLNVNDLANALKPILLPDEQMEIKVIKEGKETGQGIGYLDDGTMVVIDGGKPYLGHTINVIVTSILQTSAGRMIFTRFQSLVS